The DNA region GGCTGCGCGCGCGAGGGCTGCGCGGAAGCCTGAGCCTGAAGGCGCTCCGGCGGGCGCCGCACGGGGTGGACCTGGGGCCGCTGAAGCCGAGCCTGCCGGGACGGTTGCAGACGAAGGACCGCCGCATCCACCTGGCGCCCGCGCCCTTCGTGGAGGACGTGAAGCGGCTGCGGGAGCTGCTGGACGGGGCGGTGGTGCCTGGGCCGGGCGAGCTGCTGCTGATCGGCCGGCGGCACCTCCGGGACAACAACTCCTGGATGCACCGCGTGCCGAAGCTGATGACGGGCAAGCCGCGCTGCACGCTGATGATCCACCCGGAGGACGCGAAGGCGGCGGGGCTGGAGGAAGGGGACGAGGCGGTGGTGACCTCCAGGGTGGGCGAGGTGTCCGTGCCGGTGGTGGTGACAGACGAGGTGATGCGGGGCGTGGTGAGCCTGCCGCACGGCTATGGGCACCGGCGCAAGGGGATGCCGTCCACGGTGGCGGCAGAGCACGCGGGCGAGAGCCTCAACGATTTGACGGACGAGCAGCGGGTGGATGCGCTCAGTGGCAATGCCGCGCTCAGCGGAGTCCCAGTGCGGGTGTCACGGGCCCAGACTTCACGGAATGGGTGACCAATCCGGGTGACAGGCGAAGGGCGCATCCGGCCAGGCTTGCCGGCATCGAAACCCTTCGGCGCAGATGGCAGGGCCCTGAGGATCACAGCCAGGGATGCACTGCCAGTCGTCACAAATCATCCCGGTGGGACAGGGCGGATGATTCTCACCGCACTCCGCGACACAGCGCATCCACACTTTCCCTGGCTGCGGCGGATCCGTGCGCACGGTACAGCGCTGACCTTCGGGACAAGGCACCTGCTGGCAGGAGGTGCCATACACGCTCGCGCACTGGGAGGCTCCCTCCCCGAACCGGATGCATTGCTCGCCTGAAGGACAACCTCGCTTCTCGCAGGTCGGCAGACAGACTGGTTGGGGCGTGGTGTCCGCGCAGAAGAAGCCGTCGGGGCACTCCGTGGGAGTGTCCAGGCGGCACGGGCGGGCGCACCAATTGTCCTTCCCCCCGCACAGAAGCCCTGAAGCACAAGCACTCTGCTGATCTACCGGGACCTTGAAGCAGCCCTCGCCTTCTTGCCGCACACCCAAGGGGGCGCAGATGCGCACGAGCGGGCCTTGCTCCCCCGTGGCGAACGCACGGCAGACCTCTCCTTCGGGACACTGGGCATCCGTGAGGCACTGGCTGTCGGTGCAGTAGGCTTTCCCATGGCGGAGCTCATAGAGGCATCCCAAGGGGGGCTCGCACGCGCTGCTCGACTCGCAGGTGCGGCCGTACGTCGCCAACCGCATGCGCTGCTCGGTGTCGAGCATGGGGCTGACGCGGGCATCTGAAGAGAGAGAAGGACGAAGAAGCGTCCCCAGCAGGAGCACGAGCGGCAGCGGAAGAAGCACTCCCACGCCCATGCCAATGAGGGCGCGTCCGTTCACCCGCCGCACTCGCGGCATTTGTCAGGATCCCTGTACGGACCTTCGCATACTTCCTTGCGCCGTCCCTCCGCGCAGCGCTTGATGACGAGCTGCCCCTTCGTATCTTTGTGCACGGCCTTGGAAATGCGGCCTTCCTTGCCGAACTCAGAGGGGCAATCGGTCAGCGCCATGAGCACCACCACGCAGCTTCCTGCCCGGAGCCAGCTCATGAGTTCCTCCCGCGAGGGTCATGGGACGCTATCAGCGTCTTCTTGAGCGCGCCATGATGGGCAGGTGAAAGGGTGCATCGTGAAGACACTTCCATTCTCTTTGCTCACCGCGTTCCTGCTGATGCCCGTGCTCCCGGGTCATGCGGCGGGCCCAGCCCTTCCCTCGGCGGAGACCACACTGTCCTTGCTGGAGCCTGTGGAAGCAGGCGCTTGCGAGTGGCGGAAGTTCGAGCCGATCTCCGCGGCAAGCCAGGTGCTCGCGCGGCTTCCGGCGGGCTGCCAAGGCGGAAGCACGGCGCTGAGCCAGGATGGCAAGCGGGGCGCGGTGAGGTTCTGGCGAGGGGCGGTCAGCATGCCCGTCGTCGGCAAGCCCACCTTCCCCGAGCCCTTTCCCTCGCAGGCCTTCCGGGACCGGCTGTTCCTCGTGGATCTCGCCACGGGCACGGCCGAGGAACTTCCGTTGCCGCCGGCGGGAGAACTCATCGAGTACGGCTTCGATGCCAAGGGCCGGTTGTTGGGGCTCAGCCTCCAGGGACTTCCAACGGAAGAGGTGTCGAACTCCCGTGTGGTGGAACTGGATGGCGCGGGGAAAGCCCGGGGCGTCGGTGGAGGCAAGAAACCCCTGCGGGCCCTGGCCTTCCTCTTCCAGGAGGGCAAGTGGACGCAGCTGGAGATGAAGGCTTCGTCCGAGATCCTGGGCACCGCGGCCCTGGAGCACCGCAAGGAACTGGGAGAGCGGTCCATCCGTGCCCTGGATCCACGCTTCGAGCCCCGGGACATCGAGGATGATGCGGTGCTCGATCAGCTCTACGAGCTGTCGCCCGAGCAGCCCGAGGGGCAATGGGTGGAGTTCAAGAGCGGCTCACACTCGCTGGCCGTCTGGGGCACGCCGTTTGGAAACGACATGCTGGCCACGGGACTCGTCCGGCGGCTGGAGCGGGGCAAGGTGGTGGCCCTGCCGTCCTACGCCTACCAGGCCAACGACATGATGAGCCTGCGGGCCCGAGGGCCCTACCTGCTCATCTCGCTCTCCGATTCCGGGGGACACCCCCGGATGTACCGGGGCAACAAGCGGGTCTGGAGTTCCGAGACGGCCCGCGCGGTGACGTTCTGGCCGAAGTGAGCGGCTACTTCGAGGCGGCGTGGGCCGCGGCCTGCTTCCAGACGCGGAAGACGTTGCCAGAGGCGATCTTCTCGATGTCCGCCTCGCTGTGGCCTCGCTCCAGCAGCACGCGGAAGAGGTTCGGGTACTGAGAGACATCCTTGAGCCCCGTGGGCAGCGTGGGCCCCACCCCGTCGAAGTCCGAGCCCAGCCCCACGTGCTCGATGCCCACCAGTTTCACCACGTGCTCGATGTGGTCCGCCACGTCCTCCACCCTCGCCAGGGTGACCGGGTGCTCGGCCTGATAGGACTTGATGAAGGCCGCCACCTCGGGGGCTCCAAAGGACTTGATGCTCCGGCTTTCCATGAACGCCTGGATGGCTTTGTGGAACTTCTCCAGGGAGGCATTGGCTTCGGCGGTGAGGAAGCTGGAGCCGAAGTTGATCATCACCACCCCCCCCTTCGCCGCCACCGCGCGGATCAGCTCGTCGCTGATGTTGCGCTCGAAGCCGGGCGTGAAGTGTCGGCACGACGAGTGCGAGGCGATGACGGGCACCTGGCTGACCTCCACCGCCTGCCGGATGGCGTCATCCGAGAGGTGCGCCACGTCCACCATGATGCCCACGCGGTTCATCTCGGCCACCACCTCACGCCCGAAGGGGCTGAGCCCGTTCCAGGTCCGCTTGCCCGTGTTGAACGAGGCATCGCTGAGGAGGTTGTCCTTCGAGTGGGTCAGGGTGATGTAGCGCACGCCCCGGCGCTGGAAGTGCGCCACGTTCGCCAGCGAGTCCTCCAGGGCCGAGCCGTTCTCGATGCCCAGCGCGAACGAGATCTTCCCTTCCTTCGTGTTGCGCTGGGCCTCCTCCACCGAATACGCCATCGCGAACTTCTCCGGCGACTTCCGGGCGATCTGCTCCACCCGGTCGATCAGCGTGTCCGCCAGCGTCTTGGAGGCGCCCGGCGTCTGCTGGAGATCGGCCGGGATGTAGATGGACATGAAGGGCACATCCAGCCCTCCCTCCACCGCGCGCGGGTAGTCGAAGTCACCCCCTGGGGTGCGCTGGGAGATGTCCTCGGTGGGCTCGCCATCCGGCCCCAGCGTCTCCTGGAGGCGGTAGGGCACGTCGACGTGTCCATCGGCGATGATGAGCCGCTGGGCCAGTGCGCGCGCCCGGGCCGCGAGGTCCGTGGACCCGGGCGCGCCCGCCGGATTCGAACCGTGAGCGCAGGACAGGGTGGTGAGCGCGGCAAGGCAGGCAAGGGACGGGAGAGGGCGCATGGCCTGCCGCTTACCGCACTGGATGGGCTTTGACGAGATGGCGGCTCAGCGCGGCTGCTGACGCTGAATCCACGCCTCCACATTGGCGCGCAGTTGCAGGAGCGGGAGGGTGCCATTTTCCAGCACCACCTGATGGAACTGGCGCAGGTCGAACCGGGGCCCGAGCGCCGCCTCCGCCTGGGTGCGCAGCGCGCGGAACTCCAGGCCTCCCGAGTCATAGGCCGTCAACTGTCCGGGCAGCACCGCGATGCGGTCCGCCAGCTCCTCGGCCACGGCCTGGTTGAAGCGGCCCGTCTCCTTCGCGTAGGCCGTCACCTGCTCGCGCGTCCATCCATAGAGGTGGAGGCCGGGATCCGCCACCATGCCCCGCGCGGGCCAGGCGCGGCGGGCAATCTTGGCGGTGTCGCTGTCATAGAGCCCCAGCTCCTCCGAGAGGGCTTCCGCGTAGCGGGCCCACCCTTCGGCGTACGCGGAGTTGAACGCCAGCCGGGAGAGGTCGCTCTGGGCCGCGGCGTGCGCGGTGGCGGCTTGCAGGTGGTGTCCCGGCCAGGCCTCGTGCAGCGCGGTGATCGCCGCATCCGAGCGCAGCTGCTCCTTCCAGTCATCGAGCTGCAACATGTAGCGTGAGGGCTTCGCCGGATCCGGCTCGAACTCGTAATGCGAGCTGACCCCCGAGCCCTTCATGTAGTCCGGGTAGGGGCGCACCTCCAGGGCGTGGGAGGGCATCTTCAGGAAGCTGCCCTTGCACACCTGCTGGGCCTTCTCGACGAGCTCCCGCGAGTAGCGGAAGACCTCCTCCTCGGAGGTGAAGCGGTTGGCGGGGTCCGTCCTCAGCCGGGCGATGATCTCCGCGAAGTCGCTGGTGCCGAAGGCCTTCTGTCCCAGGGCCTTCACCTCGGCGACGTTCTTCGCGACCGTCTGCTGCCCGAGCTCGAACACCTCCTGGGGCGAGCGGTCGAGCGTCGTGAAGACGCGCAGGTAGGCCGCGTAGCACGCCTTGCCGTTGGGCAGCGCGGACAGCCCCAGGCTGTCGCGGGCCTTGGGCAGATACGTCTTCTCCAGGAACTGGCGGTACTTCTGGAGGGCGGGATAGACGCGCGTGGTGACAACGGCGGTGAAGGCCTTTTGGAAGGCTACGTCATTGGAGCGCTTGGCGGGGGAGGCGAAGGCCGAGTCCCCGG from Stigmatella aurantiaca includes:
- a CDS encoding dipeptidase, producing the protein MRPLPSLACLAALTTLSCAHGSNPAGAPGSTDLAARARALAQRLIIADGHVDVPYRLQETLGPDGEPTEDISQRTPGGDFDYPRAVEGGLDVPFMSIYIPADLQQTPGASKTLADTLIDRVEQIARKSPEKFAMAYSVEEAQRNTKEGKISFALGIENGSALEDSLANVAHFQRRGVRYITLTHSKDNLLSDASFNTGKRTWNGLSPFGREVVAEMNRVGIMVDVAHLSDDAIRQAVEVSQVPVIASHSSCRHFTPGFERNISDELIRAVAAKGGVVMINFGSSFLTAEANASLEKFHKAIQAFMESRSIKSFGAPEVAAFIKSYQAEHPVTLARVEDVADHIEHVVKLVGIEHVGLGSDFDGVGPTLPTGLKDVSQYPNLFRVLLERGHSEADIEKIASGNVFRVWKQAAAHAASK
- a CDS encoding DUF885 domain-containing protein, whose protein sequence is MSFSRPAWRLLPGLVLLWAAGSAHAAPSASEEVQALATQMVALSLEAEPTLAYFNGLTPPTHGRFADHSPQALRALERQEDALWARLNALDAKALQGTDLSTYAILREMLEANRGLRVCHSEQWAVSHMFGWQLQFPEFAEKQPIETAALREQALQRWRSVPRYVDTEISQLRAGLAQGYSVPKSVVRRVLKQLDGLLAAKPGDSAFASPAKRSNDVAFQKAFTAVVTTRVYPALQKYRQFLEKTYLPKARDSLGLSALPNGKACYAAYLRVFTTLDRSPQEVFELGQQTVAKNVAEVKALGQKAFGTSDFAEIIARLRTDPANRFTSEEEVFRYSRELVEKAQQVCKGSFLKMPSHALEVRPYPDYMKGSGVSSHYEFEPDPAKPSRYMLQLDDWKEQLRSDAAITALHEAWPGHHLQAATAHAAAQSDLSRLAFNSAYAEGWARYAEALSEELGLYDSDTAKIARRAWPARGMVADPGLHLYGWTREQVTAYAKETGRFNQAVAEELADRIAVLPGQLTAYDSGGLEFRALRTQAEAALGPRFDLRQFHQVVLENGTLPLLQLRANVEAWIQRQQPR